One Pongo abelii isolate AG06213 chromosome 12, NHGRI_mPonAbe1-v2.0_pri, whole genome shotgun sequence DNA segment encodes these proteins:
- the DGUOK gene encoding deoxyguanosine kinase, mitochondrial isoform X5, whose translation MMYREPARWSYTFQTFSFLSRLKVQLEPFPEKLLQARKPVQIFERSVYSDRYIFAKNLFENGSLSDIEWHIYQDWHSFLLWEFASRITLHGFIYLQASPQVCLKRLYQRAREEEKGIELAYLEQLHGQHEAWLIHKTTKLHFEALMNIPVLVLDVNDDFSEEVTKQEDLMREVNTFVKNL comes from the exons ATGATGTACCGGGAGCCAGCACGATGGTCCTACACATTCCAGACATTTTCCTTTTTGAGCCGCCTGAAAGTACAGCTGGAGCCCTTCCCTGAGAAGCTCTTACAGGCCAGGAAGCCAGTACAGATCTTTGAGAGGTCTGTGTACAGTGACAG GTATATCTTTGCAAAGAATCTTTTTGAAAATGGTTCCCTCAGTGACATCGAGTGGCATATCTATCAGGACTGGCATTCTTTTCTCCTGTGGGAGTTTGCCAGCCGGATCACATTACATGGCTTCATCTACCTCCAGGCTTCTCCCCAG GTTTGTTTGAAGAGACTGTACCAGAGGgccagggaggaggagaaaggaattgAGCTGGCCTATCTAGAGCAGCTGCATGGCCAACACGAAGCCTGGCTTATTCACAAGACAACGAA GCTCCACTTTGAGGCTCTGATGAACATTCCAGTGCTGGTGTTGGATGTCAATGATGATTTTTCTGAGGAAGTAACCAAACAAGAAGACCTCATGAGAGAG GTAAacacctttgtaaaaaatctgtaa
- the DGUOK gene encoding deoxyguanosine kinase, mitochondrial isoform X4, with the protein MAAGRLFLSRLRAPFSSMAKSPLEGVSSSRGLHAGRGPRRLSIEGNIAVGKSTFVKLLTKTYPEWHVATEPVATWQDIQAAGTQKACTAQSLGNLLDMMYREPARWSYTFQTFSFLSRLKVQLEPFPEKLLQARKPVQIFERLHFEALMNIPVLVLDVNDDFSEEVTKQEDLMREVNTFVKNL; encoded by the exons ATGGCCGCGGGCCGCCTCTTTCTAAGTCGGCTTCGAGCACCCTTCAGTTCCATGGCCAAGAGCCCACTCGAGGGCGTTTCCTCCTCCAGGGGCCTGCACGCGGGGCGCGGGCCCCGAAGGCTCTCCATCGAAGGCAACATTG CTGTGGGAAAGTCCACGTTTGTGAAGTTACTCACGAAAACTTACCCAGAATGGCACGTAGCTACAGAACCTGTAGCAACATGGCAGGATATCCAGGCTGCTGGCACCCAAAAA GCCTGCACTGCCCAAAGTCTTGGAAACTTGCTGGATATGATGTACCGGGAGCCAGCACGATGGTCCTACACATTCCAGACATTTTCCTTTTTGAGCCGCCTGAAAGTACAGCTGGAGCCCTTCCCTGAGAAGCTCTTACAGGCCAGGAAGCCAGTACAGATCTTTGAGAG GCTCCACTTTGAGGCTCTGATGAACATTCCAGTGCTGGTGTTGGATGTCAATGATGATTTTTCTGAGGAAGTAACCAAACAAGAAGACCTCATGAGAGAG GTAAacacctttgtaaaaaatctgtaa
- the DGUOK gene encoding deoxyguanosine kinase, mitochondrial isoform X2: MAAGRLFLSRLRAPFSSMAKSPLEGVSSSRGLHAGRGPRRLSIEGNIAVGKSTFVKLLTKTYPEWHVATEPVATWQDIQAAGTQKACTAQSLGNLLDMMYREPARWSYTFQTFSFLSRLKVQLEPFPEKLLQARKPVQIFERYIFAKNLFENGSLSDIEWHIYQDWHSFLLWEFASRITLHGFIYLQASPQVCLKRLYQRAREEEKGIELAYLEQLHGQHEAWLIHKTTKLHFEALMNIPVLVLDVNDDFSEEVTKQEDLMREVNTFVKNL; encoded by the exons ATGGCCGCGGGCCGCCTCTTTCTAAGTCGGCTTCGAGCACCCTTCAGTTCCATGGCCAAGAGCCCACTCGAGGGCGTTTCCTCCTCCAGGGGCCTGCACGCGGGGCGCGGGCCCCGAAGGCTCTCCATCGAAGGCAACATTG CTGTGGGAAAGTCCACGTTTGTGAAGTTACTCACGAAAACTTACCCAGAATGGCACGTAGCTACAGAACCTGTAGCAACATGGCAGGATATCCAGGCTGCTGGCACCCAAAAA GCCTGCACTGCCCAAAGTCTTGGAAACTTGCTGGATATGATGTACCGGGAGCCAGCACGATGGTCCTACACATTCCAGACATTTTCCTTTTTGAGCCGCCTGAAAGTACAGCTGGAGCCCTTCCCTGAGAAGCTCTTACAGGCCAGGAAGCCAGTACAGATCTTTGAGAG GTATATCTTTGCAAAGAATCTTTTTGAAAATGGTTCCCTCAGTGACATCGAGTGGCATATCTATCAGGACTGGCATTCTTTTCTCCTGTGGGAGTTTGCCAGCCGGATCACATTACATGGCTTCATCTACCTCCAGGCTTCTCCCCAG GTTTGTTTGAAGAGACTGTACCAGAGGgccagggaggaggagaaaggaattgAGCTGGCCTATCTAGAGCAGCTGCATGGCCAACACGAAGCCTGGCTTATTCACAAGACAACGAA GCTCCACTTTGAGGCTCTGATGAACATTCCAGTGCTGGTGTTGGATGTCAATGATGATTTTTCTGAGGAAGTAACCAAACAAGAAGACCTCATGAGAGAG GTAAacacctttgtaaaaaatctgtaa
- the DGUOK gene encoding deoxyguanosine kinase, mitochondrial isoform X1, giving the protein MAAGRLFLSRLRAPFSSMAKSPLEGVSSSRGLHAGRGPRRLSIEGNIAVGKSTFVKLLTKTYPEWHVATEPVATWQDIQAAGTQKACTAQSLGNLLDMMYREPARWSYTFQTFSFLSRLKVQLEPFPEKLLQARKPVQIFERSVYSDRYIFAKNLFENGSLSDIEWHIYQDWHSFLLWEFASRITLHGFIYLQASPQVCLKRLYQRAREEEKGIELAYLEQLHGQHEAWLIHKTTKLHFEALMNIPVLVLDVNDDFSEEVTKQEDLMREVNTFVKNL; this is encoded by the exons ATGGCCGCGGGCCGCCTCTTTCTAAGTCGGCTTCGAGCACCCTTCAGTTCCATGGCCAAGAGCCCACTCGAGGGCGTTTCCTCCTCCAGGGGCCTGCACGCGGGGCGCGGGCCCCGAAGGCTCTCCATCGAAGGCAACATTG CTGTGGGAAAGTCCACGTTTGTGAAGTTACTCACGAAAACTTACCCAGAATGGCACGTAGCTACAGAACCTGTAGCAACATGGCAGGATATCCAGGCTGCTGGCACCCAAAAA GCCTGCACTGCCCAAAGTCTTGGAAACTTGCTGGATATGATGTACCGGGAGCCAGCACGATGGTCCTACACATTCCAGACATTTTCCTTTTTGAGCCGCCTGAAAGTACAGCTGGAGCCCTTCCCTGAGAAGCTCTTACAGGCCAGGAAGCCAGTACAGATCTTTGAGAGGTCTGTGTACAGTGACAG GTATATCTTTGCAAAGAATCTTTTTGAAAATGGTTCCCTCAGTGACATCGAGTGGCATATCTATCAGGACTGGCATTCTTTTCTCCTGTGGGAGTTTGCCAGCCGGATCACATTACATGGCTTCATCTACCTCCAGGCTTCTCCCCAG GTTTGTTTGAAGAGACTGTACCAGAGGgccagggaggaggagaaaggaattgAGCTGGCCTATCTAGAGCAGCTGCATGGCCAACACGAAGCCTGGCTTATTCACAAGACAACGAA GCTCCACTTTGAGGCTCTGATGAACATTCCAGTGCTGGTGTTGGATGTCAATGATGATTTTTCTGAGGAAGTAACCAAACAAGAAGACCTCATGAGAGAG GTAAacacctttgtaaaaaatctgtaa
- the DGUOK gene encoding deoxyguanosine kinase, mitochondrial isoform X3, whose protein sequence is MAAGRLFLSRLRAPFSSMAKSPLEGVSSSRGLHAGRGPRRLSIEGNIAVGKSTFVKLLTKTYPEWHVATEPVATWQDIQAAGTQKACTAQSLGNLLDMMYREPARWSYTFQTFSFLSRLKVQLEPFPEKLLQARKPVQIFERSVYSDRLHFEALMNIPVLVLDVNDDFSEEVTKQEDLMREVNTFVKNL, encoded by the exons ATGGCCGCGGGCCGCCTCTTTCTAAGTCGGCTTCGAGCACCCTTCAGTTCCATGGCCAAGAGCCCACTCGAGGGCGTTTCCTCCTCCAGGGGCCTGCACGCGGGGCGCGGGCCCCGAAGGCTCTCCATCGAAGGCAACATTG CTGTGGGAAAGTCCACGTTTGTGAAGTTACTCACGAAAACTTACCCAGAATGGCACGTAGCTACAGAACCTGTAGCAACATGGCAGGATATCCAGGCTGCTGGCACCCAAAAA GCCTGCACTGCCCAAAGTCTTGGAAACTTGCTGGATATGATGTACCGGGAGCCAGCACGATGGTCCTACACATTCCAGACATTTTCCTTTTTGAGCCGCCTGAAAGTACAGCTGGAGCCCTTCCCTGAGAAGCTCTTACAGGCCAGGAAGCCAGTACAGATCTTTGAGAGGTCTGTGTACAGTGACAG GCTCCACTTTGAGGCTCTGATGAACATTCCAGTGCTGGTGTTGGATGTCAATGATGATTTTTCTGAGGAAGTAACCAAACAAGAAGACCTCATGAGAGAG GTAAacacctttgtaaaaaatctgtaa